TAGTAGCTTACAGAACTGATTATTTTTCTCAATCATTTTTCTTGTATGCTGTAAAAAAGTTTGTAAAACGTCATAATTTTTTTGTTCAAGTCCCGAGTGGGTTTTACACTTTTTTGTAGCCAAATTGAGCAAGTTTTAAGAATCTGGGCAAAAGCAACTAAAAAAATTTTCGTATAGGTTCATCAGAAATTTCTAAAATTCTTTGTAATACAATAGCCAAGCTTTCTTTTTGAGCAGGTCTAAACCAATAGTCAATTTTTTCGTGAAGTTTGAGTGATTCGAGGGACTTTTGTAAAAAATATGCTCTTTCAGTGTATAGGCGTTTTTTGAGGTCTTTTTCAAGATCAGTAAAAACTTCAACTAACTTCAAAGAGGGCAAAGGCGTGGTTTTAACCTGTGCTACTAAAAAAGCGATTTCGTTGATATCTACCCCTATGCTTATTTTTTGGCTAACTAGCCCTTCTACAATTGTAGTTCCACTTCCCATAAACGGATCAGCTAAGACTTGTGCTTCTGTGCCATGTTCATAGATAAGGCGGCGAACTAACTGCGGAATGAATCTAGCAGGATAAGTGTAGTATGCATGAGTAACGTAGGAAGTATCTTTGGCAGAACATTGACTAAAACTCCAAGATGGATCTACGTTAACTTGACTAATCATATTTGAGACAAATTTACAAGATGGTACTCTTATATTAAGCCTATTTTTTATTTGCGGTAATATTTGTTAATATAGCGGAAGTAATTATGGGTAGAAAAGTATTAAAATAGGGAATTACGAACTTGAGGAAATAAGTTTCTGATTAACAAAGAGAATAAGAAGCGTATTGGGATAAAATTACAAGCGGTA
This region of Bacteroidia bacterium genomic DNA includes:
- a CDS encoding site-specific DNA-methyltransferase — its product is MISQVNVDPSWSFSQCSAKDTSYVTHAYYTYPARFIPQLVRRLIYEHGTEAQVLADPFMGSGTTIVEGLVSQKISIGVDINEIAFLVAQVKTTPLPSLKLVEVFTDLEKDLKKRLYTERAYFLQKSLESLKLHEKIDYWFRPAQKESLAIVLQRILEISDEPIRKFF